In Longimicrobiaceae bacterium, a single window of DNA contains:
- a CDS encoding TlpA disulfide reductase family protein — protein sequence MRRTLRAGWFLCAALAACRAPDVPEQSAEVPEALRAGAEAPAFHTVTLSGDTVSLEALRGRVVLVNAWAIWCPPCIEEMPALKRLQDRYGAEGLVVLGLHAGTDDLAKAEAFRRAFRITYPNAVERWDRLDGLLGARQGIPRSALIDRRGRVVRLWIGPLEPDTALVEAVLADRHELLPDGTLRLPPAP from the coding sequence ATGCGTCGAACCCTGCGGGCCGGATGGTTCCTCTGCGCCGCCCTCGCGGCCTGCCGGGCGCCGGACGTCCCGGAGCAGTCCGCCGAGGTCCCGGAGGCGCTGCGAGCCGGCGCGGAGGCGCCCGCATTCCACACCGTCACGCTCTCGGGCGACACCGTGTCGCTGGAGGCGCTCCGGGGGCGCGTGGTGCTGGTGAACGCGTGGGCCATCTGGTGCCCGCCCTGCATCGAGGAGATGCCGGCGCTGAAGCGGCTCCAGGACCGCTACGGGGCGGAGGGGCTGGTCGTGCTGGGGCTGCACGCCGGAACGGACGACCTGGCGAAGGCGGAGGCGTTCCGCCGCGCCTTCCGCATCACCTACCCCAACGCCGTGGAGCGCTGGGACCGGCTGGACGGCCTCCTGGGGGCGCGGCAGGGGATCCCCCGCTCGGCGCTGATCGACCGCCGGGGGCGGGTGGTGCGCCTCTGGATCGGCCCGCTGGAGCCGGACACCGCGCTCGTGGAAGCCGTCCTCGCCGACCGCCACGAGCTGCTCCCGGACGGCACGCTCCGCCTGCCGCCGGCCCCCTGA
- a CDS encoding SAM-dependent chlorinase/fluorinase has protein sequence MPVTLLTDFGTRDHFVAAMKGVILARAPDVALVDVTHEVPPQDVAAAAFLLLAAYRAFPAGTVHLAVVDPGVGSARRPLAVAAAGQRFVGPDNGIFSHVLDREPGARVFHLDDARAFRHPVSHTFHGRDVFAPVAGALAAGADPAELGTEVRDPVRLEPIGARRTAEGAVEGTVLHVDHFGNCITSVAADDVPEGLGEGFRLRLGGGEVRALRTHYAGAAPGEPFAIWGSAGFLEVSVNGASAARRLGVRRGDAVTLAPGERAGDPLPGGRNRRNL, from the coding sequence ATGCCCGTCACCCTGCTCACCGACTTCGGCACCCGGGACCACTTCGTCGCGGCCATGAAGGGCGTGATCCTCGCCCGCGCGCCGGACGTCGCCCTGGTGGACGTCACGCACGAAGTCCCGCCGCAGGACGTGGCCGCGGCCGCCTTCCTCCTCCTCGCCGCCTACCGCGCCTTCCCCGCCGGGACCGTGCACCTGGCCGTGGTGGACCCGGGGGTGGGCTCCGCGCGCCGGCCGCTGGCGGTGGCCGCCGCGGGGCAGCGCTTCGTGGGACCTGACAACGGCATCTTCAGCCACGTGCTGGACCGCGAGCCGGGAGCCCGCGTCTTCCACCTGGACGACGCGCGCGCCTTCCGGCACCCGGTGAGCCACACCTTCCACGGGCGCGACGTGTTCGCCCCGGTGGCCGGGGCGCTGGCGGCGGGGGCGGATCCCGCGGAGCTGGGGACGGAGGTGCGGGACCCGGTCCGGCTGGAGCCCATCGGCGCGCGCCGGACGGCGGAGGGCGCGGTGGAGGGGACGGTGCTGCACGTGGACCACTTCGGGAACTGCATCACCAGCGTGGCGGCGGACGACGTGCCGGAGGGGCTGGGGGAGGGGTTCCGGCTGCGGCTGGGCGGGGGCGAGGTCCGCGCGCTGCGGACGCACTACGCGGGGGCGGCGCCGGGCGAGCCGTTCGCCATCTGGGGGAGCGCGGGCTTCCTGGAGGTGTCCGTGAACGGCGCCTCGGCGGCCCGGCGGCTGGGCGTGCGCCGGGGGGACGCGGTCACGCTCGCCCCGGGCGAGCGCGCCGGCGATCCCTTGCCAGGAGGGCGGAATCGGCGGAACTTGTAG